In Pyrus communis chromosome 15, drPyrComm1.1, whole genome shotgun sequence, the genomic stretch tttttttcaaataactttttattattattttaatatttaaaaaatattaaatgatttttttagtttttaataattttttaataaaaaatggttcCGGATCAAaacacatcagcatttaactgagaaataaacggcaAGCTAACGGAAAGtatgacattgacacaaattcgtaagatgaggtatgacattgtcaattttaaaagatgaagtatgaaagtgtcgtgacgccaatagttgatgtagttttttgtactttaccctaaaaaatACTATATATTTGACAATTTACAATGGTATCACGGGTACAGGTATCCACAGCATAGAGTACTCTATAAAATAAACAGGAATTAATCAATTggtaaattagggttttcaagCTGCAGGGTTCGCATTTCAAGCATCAGAGCCATCGTAATTATTCAAGGTAATTACTAATTAAgattcttaattaaattaaatttaagggGGTTATATAGTAGTATTATTTGGTCAGAGACAAGAGATTAGAATTACACATGAAGCAGACAAAGGTTGAATTATATATAGGGTTTGTTAAGAGGGGCACATCAAAGATGAGGTATATTTGTCTCTTCCACTTGTatttaaaaaatggaatttactttgttttcttcttttcagtttGTTCATTTTTTGAACCGTTGCAATGTTTGCAACTACTTATTAATCCTTGAAACTATAAGAGCTGTCTTATTATCCTTTTTATATGTTACTTTCCTCCATCGTCATTTCTCACCTTGCATTTTATGACTAACTAGCTAGCCAAAATATAAATGCCAAAAGATTCATGGAGTCAAATAATAAAGTTCAACTCTAATTGAATTACATAGTtataattgatttgaatttgggtTAGAGTTTTAATTAGTTAGCTATTCCTTGTgccaaaaagaaaagtgaaatcCGTATTCCTTCCTGTTAGTTAGCTATTCTTAGAGCAattccacccctaaagactttgcgccagcacccagcccatttattcactcagtgaacagtgatagacccccaatgaacagtaatagaccaaatgcatctccacccctaaaactaaatagcctagtcaattttattaaaccCTATGTAATCCACCGCTCCCACTCCCCCTCAACCTCAGCATGTCGCGCCGCTCACCAATCAATACTCAATCTCCGACCAAGACCTCAACACCCAGGGCTTCAACCTCCACCGCACAATCGCAGAGCTCAACCTGGACCACCTCAACAAGGTGTTCGTGGCCATCGGGTTTCCGAAGCGGGACCTGGACAAGATCTGGACGGCACTGGAGCACACGAACTTGCTGCTGTGGATGGAGTACAGGAAGACGAAGCGGCCAGTGGTGTTCGCGAGGTCGACGGGAGACGGCCTCTAGTTCAAACTTCCTTCTGATGCCACGCTGGCGTCAGATGAGCCGGTCCCAAGGTCTGTCACTTTTGTGCTGGCCTAGAGaccagcttgggctgggtgccaggcaaTCCTGTGAGCTGGAGAGACTTCCCTAGGTGCCGGGCCATTTTTTTGGCTGTGTGCCGGCCTATCCCACCCctggtggaactgctctaaggGATTCTTATGTGGAATACATTTTCATGGGCTTTATCAGTACGGTTTCTAGCATCCGTGAGTGAGTATAATTCTAGGAACTTGAAACTTGTATAAAATTGAGGCCCCTATGCACACTGCAAACACCACAATACTAATAACTCCCCATTAGTTTATTGTATAAGGAGCAACAGTGCATAGAAGTGCTTCAATCTATTCCGTCTTGAAGTTTGATCATCCAGAAATTCATCATGTCGTCTTCTCTAGGTACGCAAGGTTTACGTGTTTTGATTTGATGAACTGATAAAGTTTCCAAAGATTTGGAGTTAAGTTGGTTATTAAGAGTGTTTGACAAATAAATTACACATGAGTCTCTTGCATAGTCAGAGAACTTAAATGAACATGAATTTGAAAATTGTGAATTTGCCACTACTTATTCCCGTTAATAGACTATATGATGCATAATTGTGCTATTTAACTTCTAACTAAAATTAAGAGGCTCAACTtaaattctttctttttcttacttATTTAAGAACTCCTCTTACATAGATATATAACAAAGTGAAAATTATTGGAATATGAATTGATATGAATTTGGTTATATTCAATAATATTCAATTGCAATAGAAAAGAGCTGcaattaaattgattaaataaGGGATTTGACATAATGCGGCCACCGCCTAAAACATCTTCTCCCCATCGACCAACGCCCAAACAAAAGGAAGACTATTCCTTTATTGCCAAAGCAAGTCTATTTGGTGGCAACCATAATATACCAAGCCATTTTTGTCTTTGGACTCAAATAAGTGAATCAAATTTAGAGCACATATTTTGTACttgaagtttcaagtttgaatttctcttttttaattATCTGTTGTATCAAACGAAATAGTTTATCATCCAATTCATGCTTTACAAATCAAACCTCCCATTAAGTACAAACTCTCCAAGCATacaattcaaaaacaaaaaatttagaaaaaaaatgtttgatctTAAGAATGATGGCAAACAAGTGAGCCAAGAACAGACAGGCCttggtctttttattttttattaattcaacGTATTACAAAAAAGATATTATGGAGCTGCTTTATCAGTatatatttgaaaacaaagggAAAGGGACACAGATGTAGTTGGTTAAGATGCTTCTCGATTAGCTATGAAATCTTTACATGTGCATGGGGTGTTGGCAGGTCAATTTCTCACCTGCCCAAGCATGCATAAGGTCAGGTTCTAAAGTATAATTTATACCCTGGAGCTAGCAAATTAAactgttttttatgttttgactATAGACTATAGTCTGTTTTTCCGTCCTAAATCaatatttttgttataaatatgatatttctttttctcaaaactGTTCCGTATGTGATCAATTCAAAATTAAAGCACTACAATTTAGCTTGTCAAATGAAAAGTTCGATGCGGTAGGTTTTAAGTTCGAGTTAtataaatgatgagtttgatatCTAATTATTATAACTATTTATTGTGTGACTTAACCGAATCCGTTAACCATTAGGGTTTATtgtttataaagaaaaaaaagagtttgtTGTTGGGCTACTTAGTCAACTTGCTATATCATCATGTTCATGTGTGCCATATTTTGTTATTGCCTAATCATCTGTTCTTATAACAGTCGTCTTGTTTATCCAGAGACGGACCCTGAATTTCCAAGTTGTCTGAGCTAAATTTACCTTACGTACAATACAAGAGATAAAGGAGAGGAAATTACTTTGTCACGGCTACACGAAGCTAATGTATTTGGGATAGGATCTTCACCCATTGCTGCTATAAATGCTTTTCTTGTCGATTGTATTTGGAACAATTGAAGTGGAGGTTACTCTATTTAGTTAAGTTACTTTCCAACCATTTGCGTTTCaaatcctcttcctcctcttagTCTAGTTTAAAGCAATGTCACTTGTAATAAAGAACAATATAAAACCCAATTAGTCAATATTTATGACATGTTTACTTCAAGTAAAGATACATAAACCGTTGGAGCAAGGGAATAAGCAAAATAAATTTGTTCAACTAGCCACCTAGTTTatataattcttaatttttagaTATTAACTTATAAGCTGGCAGGAGTTGTCCACACCTAGATGGATTTCATTTgtactaaaacaaaaaattttaaaaaatcagaatgatttgaattctcatatacatgtcattaactttaaaatttgaaacataAACCCAATATGACGCCTTTTATGGTCTAATTATAATAAGCTCACGATGTAGTTCACCACTTGATGTTCATAATCAAAATAAGGCCCAATGTTAGCGTATTTCTTACTTGCCCAAGCCCAAAACTAGAGGTGGGTTCGGTTTAAATCTGCCGAAACTTAACCAAAATTTCGATTCGgtttaatatttttaggttttttttcgATTCAGTgtaattttggtttggttcggtcttttctttgctttgattcGGTATTCGGCTTGAtgttttttcggttttttaaggtaccgtttggtatgtGGGATGGGACAGAACGCCTTTGTCCTAAGTTTGGTGTGTGAACgaattttggttaaattttcATTCCATCTCCCCCTAGAACGACTAGTTCCACCCTTGtggaacaaaaaattataaagacaaaaatgccccttatctttttcaatatttacaccatccaaatcataaaacaaacccaaaatcaTCTTCTTTCCATAGAGTTGTGTGAATTCTGACAGCAAAACAAGATCTTGAAGGAAATAACCAGGTATGTCGATGTCGATCGCAGGATTTTCATAGAAGCAGTTTTTTGTTGTAGATCTGTTAAATAAATAGCACCTTCTGCATTTCGTTCCAAAAAATATCCAATTTTCCCTTTACTGGTTCTCTCTGATCTAATTCGGGCACTTTTCATTTGTGAATTAAAGGTAACTTTTCTCACTTAGTTTTACGTTATACCTCATATcctttgtttggttgctgagaaaagtctgaaaagtgaaaaccgttttagttttgatttcattttctcATTTTACAACTTAGTTGAAGGTAATTTCTCACTTGTGGGAAATCTgggaaattaaaatgaaaactgggaaataaaaagaattttagTTGAATGATGTGTTGCATGTGGTTTCTGGGTTCGGATGAACAAAAATCCTTGTGTCAAACTTAGCTTAAACTGAAAGCGAGTTATTATTTCGATTTACTATATTTTCCaccaacaaaatggtgtagtaGTTGGATTTACCTCTTTCTTTTCACCCtatgaaaatatattaattttggatGAACTTAGTTTTTATCGTCTCTCTAATTTATTTAAAACTTTGCATGTTACTGGAGATTAGTCAACTTCGTATTTTCAAGAACTCTGCAAAGATTACTGCTTATTTTGCAATGTATTCTGGTTGAAATGGTTGCAATTTGATTCTGTGACAAGGCTATGTTGTGGCTGCTTTGGTAGTGGAGGCAGTCTTTCTTACCAGATTTGTCGTAGCTGAAAACCGTGCTTTTTGCCTGAAACGATTTAATGGAACAAAGTTTAGGTCAAGAGTCTGTTCCTGGTTTTGGGTTACTTGACAAGTCTAGGGTTTTAGATGTAAGGCCTTTGAGGCGTCTTGTTCCGTTGTTCCCGTCAGCTTCTAATACTACTTCATTTTCAACTCCACAAGGTGCTGCTCCTTTCGTTTGTGTTTCTCCTGCTGGCCCTTTCCCAAGCAATAGTTACAATATGAATTCATACATCTCTGTCAAAATACGAATTTCAGCCAAGGATGCAAGGTAGCAAGTTGAGGACAACAACTCTTCACATCATTGATCCGTGAAGCTTCAACCATGTTGAAGCTAATCATGGTATTGTTATAAAAGATGACGGAACGGTTGGACTGAATGAAGCCCATTCCATCCATATCAGCTGCGAGGTTGAACACATGGTCAACATTCTTAGTAAATTATCCATGACCCTGAGGTTGGCAAAATGGACTTCATGATATAACATATCTTCAATCATGTgctagtgtaaaaaatatatcatagataagcatatatatgttcaaatacgaacaagttaaaaaaaagaaaaaggagttcTGTCCCGTCCCATGCATATACattgtaccaaacaacagaCGGAACAAGGGTAAGTTAGTCATTTAATCTTTTGATTCCGTTCCGTCATGTACTTACCAAACGCAAAACGAAATCACCGTCTCGTTCCGTTCGGTTTCATTCCGTCCCGTTCCGTTTGCGTACAAAACGGTACCTAAACCCGCCCTACCCAAAACGATGTGGTTCTGACTCGCGTGAATGTGATAATTGGGACAATGTTAGCGCACTTCCCAATGCTCCCTCTTTTGTCTTCTTCCCCACTTGGCTTCGCGCTGATTCGTTTGAACCTGTAACCGACCACGGACGGCTTTTCCGAAACCTTAGTTCTTAAGTCTCGTATAAGCCTGAAACAAAAAGCCGAACAATCTTCTCGAACCAAGATATCATCCGACCGGAGAAAAGTTAAGCACAGCAGAAATGGATCTGAGAGAAAGCATCATCCACCAAAACGACTTCGCTCTGGGGCTGACGAAGCAGCTGCTTCAGACCGAAGGCAAGCAATCGTACCCAAAACGATGTGATTCTGAGTCGAAGCAGCTGCTTTAATTAGTTAGCTATTCCTTGTgccaaaaagaaaagtgaaatcCGTATTCCTTGCTGTTGGTTAAGGGGTTCTTATGTGGAATACATTTTCATGGGCTTTATCAGTAGGGTTTCTAGCAACCGTGAGTTAGTATAATTCTAGGAACTTGAAACTTATATAAAACTGAGGCCCTTATGCACACTGCTAACACCACAATAGTAAGAAACGCATATGAAGTTTTACCGTGAGCAGATTTTATCCATTGGGCAAATATAAAAATTCATCATGTCGTCTTCTCCAGGTATGCAAGGATTACGTGTTTCGATTTGAAATCTTTATATGTGCATGGGGTGTTGGCTGGTCAATTTCTCATGCATAAGCTCAGGTTCTAAAGTATAATTTATACCCTGGAATTAGCAAATTAAACTGTTTTATTTATGCTTTGACTATAGACTATTGTCTGTTTGTCCGTCCTAAATCAATATTTTGTTATACATatgatagtttttttttcttctcaatacTGTTACGTATGTGATCAATTCAAAAAGCACTACAATTTAGCTTGTCAAATGAAAAGTTTGATGTGGTAGGTGTTAAGTTCGAGTTATATAAACGATGAGTTTGATATCTAATTATTATAGTTGATTTATTGTGTGACTTAACCGATTTTGTAAACCATTAGGGTTTATTGtttataaagaagaaaaaaaaaggttgtttTTGGGCTACTTAGTGAACTTGCTATGTCATCATGTTCATGTGCCATATTTTATTATTGCCTAATCACCTGTTCTTGTAACAGTCGTCTTGTTTATCCAGGGATGGACCCTGAATTTCAAAGTTGTCTTAGCTAAATTTACCTTACGTACAATACAAGATATAAAGGAGAGGAAGTTACTTTGTCACGGCTACAGGAAACTAATGTATTTGGGATAGGGTCTTCACCCATTACTGCTTCAATGCTTTTCTCGTCGATTGCATTTGGAACAATTGAATTGAAGGTTTCTCTATTAagttacttttctttatttagtTAAGTTACTTTCCAACCATTTGCGTTTCaaatcctcttcctcctcttagTCTAGTTTAAAGCAATGTCACGTGTAATAAAGAACAATATAAAACCCAATTAGTCAATATTTATGACATGTTTACTTCAAGTAAAGATACATAAACCGTTGGAGCAAGGGAATAAGCAAAATAAATCTGTTCAACTAGCCACCTAGTTTatataattcttaatttttagaTATTAAACTATAAGCTTTCAGGCAGGAGTTGTGGACAAACCTAGACGGATTTCATTTGcattaaaacaacaaaattaaaaaaatcagaatgatttgaattctcatatacatgtcattaacattaaaatttgaaacataAACTCAATATGACGCTTTTTATGGTTTAATTGTAATAAGCCCACGATGTAGTTCACCACATGATATGCATAATCAAAATAAGGCCCAATGTTAACGTACTTCTTACTCGGTCAAGCCCAAAACGAAAGGTGTGTTCGGTTTCAATCTGTtcagttttttgtcaaaattgaaactaaaccaaaatatcGGTGCAgtttaatatttttaggtttttgttCGATTCTGTTTAATTTTTCGGTTCTGTAAACCCACCATACCCAAAACTATGTGGTTCTGATGCGAATATGTGATGATTGGGCTAATGTTAGCGTACTTCCCAATGCTCCCTCTTTTGTCTTCTTCCCACTTGGCTTCGCGCTGATTCGTATGAACCTACGGATGGCTTTTCCGAAACCCTAGTCCTTAAGTCTCGTAAAGCCTGAAACAAAAAGCTGAACAATCTTCTCGCAACCAAATATCATCCGACCGGAGAAAAGTTAAGCACAGCCGAAATATTAACCATGTAAATGGCAAGTGGCATGATTTGATGTAGACCATGTTTTCTGTTGACCATTATATCAGAGATTGATTAGAGAAATATTGATCATTAGATGTGAGTTAGTTAGGAGGTAACTTAGTAGAAATTTCTAAATGTGACAGGAATACGTGTGGTATatcacgtatttttatataagtggtgaaaaagtctattttttgagttattaactttttaacacacatatcccttAATTCATATAGTAACACATGGTATACCATCTTGTGTGCCTATGATATTGAAAAATATGTGGTTACTTAGTTGTTAAGATTCTTTCTTTATATAAATAGGGAGTAGACTCACTTTCTAATGCAATGAACATTCTCTGTGTAGAAATACATACAAGATTACTCATTTGCTTCTCTCTCTGAACTCTCTCTACATTTTCCTGATTTCCGCTGCCATTGTCACGAAGAAATGGATCTGAGAGAAAGCATCATCAACCAAAACGACTACGTTCTGGAGCTGACGAAGCAGCTGCTTCAGACCGAAGGCAAGCAATCGAACCTCGTGTACTCGCCGCTGTCCATCCACGTGCTGTTGAGCCTGATCGCGGCCGGGTCAAAGGGTCCGACTCAGGACCAGCTGCTGTCTTTTCTCAAGTCAAAGTCCACCGACCACCTCAACTCCTTCGCCGCCGAGCTCGTCTCTGTGATCTTCTCCGATGGGTCCCCTAGGGGCGGCCCCCAGCTGTCGTTTGCGAATGGTGGTTGGGTGGACAGGCGTCTCCCTCTGAAGCCATCTTTCAAGCAGGTGGTGGAAACTTCTTACACGGCCGCTCTCGCTCAAGTCGATTTTCAGACCAATGTAAGCTCCCAAACCCTCTGTCTTGTCGTTTGGATTGTTTTTTTTCCGACGATGCTCTTGATCGAAGTCTTTTATCTTTTCGACGTGATTAGAGATGCTTGTTCCTTTGTTGAACCTAAATTGTAGGCCTGCTGATGCTCTTTTACTTGTAgcatttcaactaaaaatttcttttcTCTAATCATTACTGTTTATGTTAAATTATTATTGCCAAGAACTAGATTAAGTTGCAGTAATCACAATCAAGTAAAAAGCACAAAACCCTTTTCATATAAAAGCATTTCAATTCACTAACCTGATGAACCGCCACATGAAGACGCCATGAATGCTGCAAACCGATCTCAGTGCACTGTAACTCTTCTCCTCTCCGTCAGATTATTTCAAGCTCTAACCAAGAATAGGGTTTAGTTCCGAAGAGAGCACTATTCTGTGAGAGCAGAggtcacaatatatatatatatatatatatatttaaaatataggCACATATATCTCCTTTTCATAACTCAATAAGGATTCCCTTTAATATCCTTATAGAAAACAACTTACGTTTCCTAATTCATATCAGTTTAATGTCAAAACAGAATCCTTCATAAACAAGAATTAGTATACAACTTCTCATAAGGCTTTCTAATACCAATTGGACTTAATCACTCGCTGTTAGAACGTCCAATCTCATGTTCATACTCTTACAGTTTGTGCTTGTTCCTTCTGCATAGCTTAGGTATCACAGAATCATATCGTAATTCATAGATTTTTGTTATAGTACGTTCATCACTAGGTCAATAGTACTGTAACATGCAGGCTGatatattattgttttctaactTGTCGTAACTGTTGTTGGTGCTCAAGGCTGCTCAAGTGGCCTTGGGAGTGAATTcatgggctgaaaaggagacgAGAGGCCTTATCAATGAGGTACTTCCTCCCGAGTCAGTTGACTGCTCAACCAAGCTCATCTTTGCAAATGCGTTATACTTCAAAGGAGCTTGGACTGAAAAGTTTGATGCATCACAAACGAAAGAGCATGACTTCCACCTTCTCGATGGAAGCACAGTTAAGGTGCCCTTCATGACCAGCAGGAAGAAGCAGTATGTAAGATccttcaatggtttctcagtCTTAGGGCTACATTACAAGCAAGGTGAAGACAAGCGATGTTTCTCCATGCACATCTTTCTTCCAGAGGCGAAAGACGGGCTGCCAGCTTTGGTTGAGAAACTTGGCTCTGAGTCCGGGTTTTTGGATCGCCATCTTCCCAAGCAAAAATTTGCAGTGGGTGATTTCAGGATTCCAAAGTTTaagatttcatttggatttgaAGCTTCGAGTGTCCTTAAAGGTCTGGGCTTGGTGCTGCCATTCGGTGGTGGAGGAGGTTTGACTGAGATGGTGGACTCGCCTGAGGGTAAGAACTTACACGTTTCCTGCATATTCCATAAGTCGTTCATCGAAGTGAACGAAGAAGGCACGGAAGCCGCAGCTGCTTCCGCCGTTGTTAAAACTATGATGTGTCTGCCGAGGACGGTTGACTTTGTGGCTGATCGTCCATTCCTCTTCTTGGTCAAGGAAGAATCGACCGGAGCCGTGCTGTTCATCGGCCATGTACTCAATCCTCTTGCAGGCTGAACGCCTCCTATTTATATCATCTATTTAATAGATGGTATAAATAAGTGTTAAGTGTAGCAATCATgtattaataaacaaaaatgttaCTCTTACCATCTAGTGGTATCATCTCATAATAAAGATAAGACCCACATGTATTAACGGATCTTATCCTTATTAAAGAGATTATACAAATGATGGTACAATTAAATAGTAAGTGTAACATTACTCTAAAATAAATTTATGATCATCATGTTCATGTCGTCTTGTTTCTCTCATGTGGCTTTTGTTATTCGTTCTGCCTTGGCTACACGAAAGTGTCGGAAATGCTTTGGGATAGGCGTGTTACCCATTATTGTCATTTTTCTTCGGTTGTACTGGAATGGTTTGGACTAGaccttttttttgaaaattaagtgGTTGATTGTCTCAGTGAATGGCCATTCCTTATTCATTTGTGTTTTGGGTTCAAGTTCTCTTATTCTTCTTAGTCCAGTTAAAGTAATGTCgcttgtaataaaaaataatttataaacttAATTGATCGATATTTGTTACATGAGGTGGACAAGGCAAGAAAcaaatgttagagagattatgtttttagattttatttCGTAGACCAATTGGTGTGGCAGTTGATGATtagtttctttattttttaaatcattaaagaaGAAAATCAACCATCAATCGCCACATTAAGTGATctacaaaatatagtttaagTAAATGATCCCCCTGTCATCTCCAGATTTTATTTATATcatcaaacacataaaaaataaagggtTACATGGTAAGTATGTCATTAAGGTCAAAAACTTTGAAACATAAATACAATTAGACACCTCTTAAGGTCCAATTGTAATAagatcatttaaaaataaagtccAATTAGACCCGATAATTTCGTACATGATTCATTGATGCGACACTGAACGATACTAAAATAACAGGTTTCGTATTAACACGTTATTTAATCGGGTATAACAAGTCACTCGTTAATAATGAGTTATTAACAGATTTGTCCGTAAGGAAACTGTTTCAACCTTTAAGAAAAAGTTAGTGTTAATGTAGGGACCTTTTCGGCCCCTAGAGCAATGCAGGCCTAATAAGAGGCCCAACAAAGgcccaaataaagaagaaaagttCAAGTCTTAGTGCTAGGCATATTGTGCTAGGCTAAGTGCTAGGCTCAGTACTTGGCATATTGTGCTACGCAAAAGTGCTAGGCATGCAGTATCTATAAACCTTCATTAGAAATAACTAGGGAAGACCACACATCAGAATGCAAGAGTTGCAAAGGAAACGTAGAAACAGACTCAGACACAATGAAAGGTAACTTGGTACTTTTTCCTAAGGGACATGACTCACAAAAGGTTACATCAAAAGTACCATGAATTGGTAccaatttatttgaaattaaaaacttaattattaTATTGGCAGGATGACATAGCCTAGCATGCCATTTTTGGATTGAACACCGTACTCCTACCAAGGCTGAAATTGAATACTTGATCTGTCCACTGCCACTAGGAAATGGGTACAACCCATTCTCACATCTTCCTCGGAAAAGCGTCTTCCGTGTCTTGAGGTCcttaacaaggaaaaaaaaatatggaaatatTAGTAGATATCAATTGTTGTCTAAGGTAAACCTATGGGCATATATGATGTTCTAAGAGGCAGTGGGACATTGAAGGACATTATTCAAATCAAATGAACAAGTTTTAGTATGTAGTTGATTGGAACCAAGATCAGAAATAGTGATGCCAGAATCATTACCTACACGCCCAATAGTTTCATTACCATTGTATTCTTTGGGATTAACCAAAATTTGAAGTTCAGGAGTGACATGCGCATTAGCACCAGTGTCTAACAGCCAGGTACCATTGGATTGCTTGTTCAGAGTGATCAGCGAGGAGGACATGGTTGTGAGTCTTTTGGCAGGAATCTTACCTTCATAAGCAGCATTCATTCTTTGGTAGCAATCAAGGGCAGGATGACCTGGTTTGCCACATATTTGGCAAATGATACGCTCACCGGGACAAGGAGGTCTCTCACCATTAGCAGGTTGATTGCGCTGGTTGTTATTGTTGCGAAGATTGTATCCTCGTTGATTGGACAGAGAACCACGATTAAATGGAGATGTACCTCTTCCAATCCCACGAGAGCGTCCACCACCACGTCCTCGAGTAGCAACAAAGGCATTGACTGGTGCAGGTTCAGCTAAGGAAACATTCTGATCCGTCATTCTTCGCTCGGTAGTCAACAGAAGTGCCTCAAGGGTGGGATAGGTGATAGGGGTATCCCCAGCTTGAGCAACACTTATTGTCATTTCAAACGTAGGTCCTAGATTGTTCAGCATAATTTGCACGAGTTCATTATCATTCAAAGGTTGCCCCGCTAGGGCGAGGTTGTCAGCAATCGCATTCATGCGATCTAGGTAATCTGCACCAGAAAAGATCACCCTTTTTGGTCTGCAACAGCTCATTGCGCAGGAATAAAATTCTGCTATGAGAAGTGGAGGCAAACCTTTGCTCCAAGGCTTCCCAAGTGGCACGCGCAATCCTCTTGCTTGCCACAGTAGACAAAACAGAAGCAGTCAAAGATCCATTTATCCAACTGAGAATCATTTGATCTTGTTGGATCCACACAATGTACGTAGGATCCACAATGGTAACACCAGGCAGGTTTTTGGGAGGGCATACCAAAGTGCCATCCAGGTACCCCATCAGATCTCTACTTTTGAGAATTGGGAAAATTTGAAACAACCACAGTGGGTAGTGTCAAGTTTGATATTGACAATAGTGGAAAACAGATGGAAGAGAGTGGTGGTAGGTGGGTTGGAGGAGGTGGAGTTGGAAGAGTTGACATTGTTTTCAGCCATTGAAGCGTGGAAAAAAAACAAGGATCTAGTCGTTAGACAgtaaggctctgataccatgtaagaACTTTAGCACGCTCATGATTCACTTCAATTGCATACCCTGTTAATGATGGGATACATGTATTTATATTAACTTGAGGATTGCAGGAAGGGTTTGAAAACCAGAGATACATGGCGGTTTCAAATATACAATCAGATAGCAAAAGACTGCATGCGCATCTTAACTTACaacaaacatttgaaaacaaaatcctATAAACTAGGAACAACTAAAGGATAAGAGTTTGAACTGATGAAGACTCCTCAAGTCGCGGGAATCACGCTGTGGGCTTGACTTCGTCTAACAGT encodes the following:
- the LOC137717614 gene encoding serpin-ZX-like, whose translation is MDLRESIINQNDYVLELTKQLLQTEGKQSNLVYSPLSIHVLLSLIAAGSKGPTQDQLLSFLKSKSTDHLNSFAAELVSVIFSDGSPRGGPQLSFANGGWVDRRLPLKPSFKQVVETSYTAALAQVDFQTNAAQVALGVNSWAEKETRGLINEVLPPESVDCSTKLIFANALYFKGAWTEKFDASQTKEHDFHLLDGSTVKVPFMTSRKKQYVRSFNGFSVLGLHYKQGEDKRCFSMHIFLPEAKDGLPALVEKLGSESGFLDRHLPKQKFAVGDFRIPKFKISFGFEASSVLKGLGLVLPFGGGGGLTEMVDSPEGKNLHVSCIFHKSFIEVNEEGTEAAAASAVVKTMMCLPRTVDFVADRPFLFLVKEESTGAVLFIGHVLNPLAG